A single region of the Acanthopagrus latus isolate v.2019 chromosome 11, fAcaLat1.1, whole genome shotgun sequence genome encodes:
- the LOC119028010 gene encoding proproteinase E-like, translating to MMKVGLVLLFAACAYGCGTPTHAPSVSRVVNGEDARPYSWPWQISLQYLSGSTYRHTCGGTLLAPNWVMTAGHCIGSRTYRVVLGEYDLTKDESYEQIRSVEKIVVHPKWDDNCLSCGNDIAMIKLASPAILNDKVQPSCVPASGEIAPHNDPCYITGWGRLYSGGPIASRLQQALLPVVGHSVCTSSDWWGSYVKPTMICAGGDMRSGCHGDSGGPLNCRGGDGRWYVQGVTSFVSSLGCNTLQKPTVFTRTSSFTQWIADTMLQY from the exons ATGATGAAAGTCGGCcttgtgttgctgtttgctgCCTGCG CTTACGGGTGTGGCACGCCCACCCATGCGCCCTCTGTGAGCCGTGTTGTGAACGGGGAAGACGCTCGTCCCTACAGCTGGCCCTGGCAG ATCTCTCTGCAGTATCTGAGCGGCTCCACCTACCGTCACACCTGTGGAGGAACTCTGCTTGCTCCCAACTGGGTAATGACCGCCGGTCACTGCATTGG atctCGTACTTACCGTGTGGTGCTGGGCGAGTACGACCTCACCAAAGACGAAAGCTACGAGCAGATCAGGAGTGTTGAGAAAATCGTGGTTCACCCTAAGTGGGACGATAACTGCCTGTCCTGTGG TAATGACATTGCGATGATCAAACTGGCCTCGCCTGCCATTCTCAATGACAAGGTGCAGCCCTCCTGCGTTCCAGCGAGTGGAGAGATCGCTCCTCACAATGACCCCTGCTACATCACTGGCTGGGGACGACTCTACA GTGGAGGTCCCATTGCCTCTAGGCTCCAACAGGCTCTCCTCCCCGTTGTTGGCCACAGTGTCTGCACCAGCAGCGACTGGTGGGGCAGTTATGTGAAACCAACAATGATCTGCGCCGGTGGTGACATGCGCTCTGGCTGCCAC GGAGATTCAGGAGGCCCTCTGAACTGCAGGGGTGGTGATGGCAGGTGGTACGTTCAGGGAGTGACCagctttgtctcctctctgggATGCAACACCCTGCAGAAGCCCACAGTGTTCACTCGCACCTCATCCTTCACCCAGTGGATCGCTGAT ACTATGCTGCAGTACTGA